The following coding sequences lie in one Paenibacillus durus ATCC 35681 genomic window:
- a CDS encoding UvrD-helicase domain-containing protein, whose product MDKLLFHPVPKGASGTRVPQAAAASAKTSRELVRGDEPDAGYFQTLEQEGILLNASQIAAVRHGDGPLLTLAGAGSGKTSVLVCRTGYLLSVRRVPPGCLLLLTFSSRAAAEMRERIGRLPGISGRDISGLQARTFHSFFLYFLRRQGASQEIFHDTRRQHILLKAIMRELDLPKDAYPPESLLSLLSSCKMNMGGVDTLPQLTNADKEIKEILKRYEQWKQDNGKIDFDDVLLHAYRMLQERPELLAELQRKYKYIMVDEFQDTNMLQYELIRMIARPLNNLMVVGDDDQTIYSFNGARSEFILEFEKLYPDAKVITLDINYRSGPAIIGLGNGIIKGNTQRRSKTLRAAAQGGLQPRYLRPYTADEEAEAIVEYIASAVEQGARSYGDFAVLYRASSSSRAVLERLLLRDVPYVDYGEGQLLYEHWLISPVISHLRLTVNRRDFAAIEDMLPTLYVSREQGMAHIHRMEAVQPKRGPLIHLLSLPGLAEFRQAAIRERLDMLRHLRELTPLQAIRQIRSRFYDLFILADERHQATLHRETLKEMLDELELSAGRFGSIPLFLDFLDEITSRNEQHRSPGGTEQEDRVALMTIHKSKGLEFPVVMLLGASEGILPHSSALEAGRLKDRQTAEGGGEALALLEEERRLAYVAVTRAKEELFISSPAMHRGRKAPVSRFMLAAFGVGARDARQGAQPGGGSAAGPGSGPGGKGGRAAYAGAARGGGARQGALPGGGNAAGPGSGAGGRGGRAAYAGAARGGGAGSGYSAARDERTGAGTGGAGSFGGLRRSDGAADAAAPSGRTRTVAVWSCPAAACPGWMRVKTGGAEDHLAHKPCPLCGSPMERGTRDVPV is encoded by the coding sequence ATGGACAAACTGCTGTTTCATCCTGTTCCGAAGGGAGCCTCCGGAACCCGCGTGCCGCAGGCAGCGGCGGCTTCCGCCAAGACGAGCCGGGAGCTGGTGCGCGGAGATGAGCCGGACGCCGGTTATTTCCAGACGCTGGAGCAGGAAGGCATTCTGTTGAACGCTTCGCAGATCGCGGCGGTCCGGCATGGCGACGGCCCGCTGCTGACGCTGGCGGGGGCCGGGTCCGGCAAGACGAGCGTATTGGTATGCCGGACCGGCTATTTACTGTCCGTTCGCCGCGTTCCTCCCGGATGCCTTCTGCTGCTGACGTTCTCCAGCAGGGCGGCGGCAGAAATGCGGGAGCGGATCGGCAGGCTCCCGGGAATCAGCGGGCGGGATATTTCGGGGCTGCAGGCCCGCACGTTTCATTCTTTTTTTCTGTATTTTCTGCGAAGACAGGGGGCAAGCCAGGAGATATTCCACGATACGCGCCGCCAGCATATTCTGCTTAAAGCGATCATGCGCGAGCTGGACCTGCCCAAAGACGCGTATCCGCCGGAAAGCCTGCTCTCTCTTCTCTCCTCCTGCAAAATGAACATGGGCGGCGTAGACACCCTTCCCCAGCTTACGAATGCGGATAAGGAAATCAAGGAAATTCTGAAGCGCTACGAGCAGTGGAAGCAGGATAATGGCAAAATCGATTTCGACGACGTGCTGCTGCATGCCTACCGGATGCTGCAGGAACGGCCGGAGCTGCTTGCGGAGCTGCAAAGAAAATACAAATATATTATGGTTGATGAATTTCAGGATACGAATATGCTGCAGTATGAGCTGATCCGCATGATCGCCCGTCCCCTGAACAATCTGATGGTGGTGGGCGACGACGATCAGACGATCTACTCGTTTAACGGGGCGAGGAGCGAGTTCATTCTGGAGTTCGAGAAGCTGTACCCGGATGCCAAGGTCATTACGCTTGACATCAACTACCGTTCCGGGCCCGCCATCATCGGCCTTGGCAACGGGATTATCAAAGGCAATACGCAGCGACGTTCCAAGACGCTGCGGGCGGCGGCGCAAGGCGGCCTCCAGCCCCGGTATCTTCGCCCTTACACCGCCGACGAGGAAGCCGAAGCCATCGTGGAGTACATCGCTTCCGCCGTGGAGCAAGGCGCACGGAGCTACGGCGATTTCGCCGTGCTGTACCGGGCATCCAGCAGCAGCCGCGCCGTGCTGGAGCGGCTGCTGCTGCGAGATGTTCCCTATGTCGATTACGGCGAAGGGCAGCTGCTGTACGAGCATTGGCTCATTTCGCCGGTCATCAGCCACTTGCGGCTGACCGTGAACCGGCGCGATTTTGCCGCCATTGAGGACATGCTGCCCACGCTCTATGTGAGCCGGGAACAGGGAATGGCACATATCCACCGGATGGAAGCGGTTCAGCCGAAGCGGGGGCCGCTGATCCATCTGCTGAGCCTGCCGGGGCTGGCGGAATTCCGTCAAGCTGCCATTCGGGAGCGGCTGGACATGCTCCGGCATCTGCGGGAGCTTACGCCGCTTCAGGCGATCCGGCAGATCCGCAGCCGGTTCTACGATCTATTCATTTTGGCGGACGAGCGCCATCAGGCGACGCTGCACCGGGAGACGCTGAAGGAAATGCTGGACGAGCTGGAGCTGTCGGCGGGACGCTTCGGCAGCATCCCTCTTTTTCTTGATTTTCTGGACGAGATAACGTCAAGGAACGAGCAGCACCGGTCTCCCGGCGGTACAGAGCAGGAGGACCGCGTTGCCCTGATGACGATTCATAAGTCCAAAGGGCTCGAATTCCCCGTCGTCATGCTGCTCGGCGCGTCCGAGGGCATCCTGCCGCACAGCTCGGCGCTGGAAGCGGGCCGCCTGAAGGACCGCCAGACGGCGGAAGGCGGCGGAGAAGCGCTCGCGCTGCTGGAGGAGGAGCGCCGCCTGGCGTATGTGGCGGTCACCCGCGCCAAGGAAGAGCTCTTCATCAGCTCGCCCGCGATGCACCGGGGGAGGAAGGCCCCGGTCTCCCGCTTTATGCTGGCGGCGTTCGGCGTCGGCGCACGCGATGCGCGGCAAGGAGCGCAGCCCGGCGGCGGGAGCGCAGCCGGGCCTGGTAGCGGCCCCGGCGGCAAGGGCGGCCGCGCGGCATACGCCGGCGCCGCGCGCGGAGGCGGCGCGCGGCAAGGAGCGCTGCCCGGCGGCGGGAACGCAGCCGGGCCTGGCAGCGGCGCCGGCGGCAGGGGCGGCCGCGCGGCATACGCTGGTGCCGCGCGCGGAGGCGGCGCGGGCAGCGGATATAGCGCTGCCCGCGATGAGCGCACTGGCGCCGGCACAGGCGGCGCCGGCAGCTTCGGCGGCCTCCGCCGCTCGGACGGCGCAGCCGATGCAGCCGCCCCCTCCGGCCGCACGCGCACGGTCGCGGTCTGGAGCTGCCCGGCCGCTGCTTGCCCGGGCTGGATGCGCGTCAAGACAGGCGGCGCCGAGGACCACCTGGCGCACAAGCCCTGCCCGCTGTGCGGCTCGCCGATGGAGAGGGGCACCCGGGATGTCCCGGTGTAG
- a CDS encoding multidrug effflux MFS transporter codes for MSVKTNNHPVLFALMLSAFSALGPFTVDMYLSSLPQMMDYFGTSASMIQTSLTASLLGLGLGQLVTGPLSDVYGRRKPLLISMFLYLLASLACAFSPNIGIFITLRLIQGFVASAGLVISRAIVRDRYSGVEMVKFIALLTMISNVAPLISPTTGSVVTTFNSWIGVFIFLGFLGLFLTGMTVWGIKESLPADRRVPGNFMEVLRNYGSLVRDRGFMGYALVNGILFSGVFAYVAGTPFIYQNMYGISPQLFSVLFALNGLGIILGSQFVKRLAGRMDERRIFRIGLQLAFITTAAILIVVLFHGPFFLLFISIFLFAASIGIIGPVSFTLAMESQGHIAGSAAAVLGTLQFALGAVTSPLVGIAGENSALPFGVTIFMTSILAVISYLFLVKKPASASQ; via the coding sequence ATGAGTGTAAAGACCAATAACCATCCTGTCCTATTTGCCTTGATGTTATCCGCCTTTTCTGCATTAGGGCCATTTACGGTCGATATGTACCTTTCATCGCTTCCGCAAATGATGGATTATTTTGGCACGAGTGCATCTATGATCCAAACGAGCTTAACTGCCAGCTTGTTAGGGTTAGGTTTAGGGCAGCTCGTCACAGGCCCTTTAAGCGATGTTTATGGCAGACGAAAACCTTTGTTAATTTCCATGTTTCTCTATTTACTGGCTTCTTTGGCTTGTGCCTTTTCGCCAAACATCGGTATTTTTATAACCTTGCGCCTCATCCAGGGATTTGTCGCTTCCGCAGGGCTTGTCATCTCCCGTGCGATTGTTCGTGACCGGTACAGTGGAGTAGAAATGGTCAAATTCATTGCACTGTTGACGATGATTAGTAATGTTGCTCCATTGATTTCCCCTACTACCGGAAGCGTGGTAACTACGTTCAATTCATGGATCGGCGTATTTATCTTTTTAGGGTTTTTAGGGCTTTTTCTAACGGGCATGACCGTGTGGGGAATCAAAGAAAGCTTGCCTGCAGATCGGCGTGTTCCGGGCAACTTTATGGAAGTGTTAAGGAACTATGGTTCCTTGGTTCGGGATCGGGGCTTTATGGGGTATGCTCTTGTCAATGGCATTTTGTTCTCTGGTGTATTCGCTTATGTTGCCGGTACTCCGTTTATTTATCAAAATATGTATGGCATATCACCTCAACTGTTTTCGGTTCTGTTTGCCTTAAATGGTCTCGGTATCATTTTAGGATCACAGTTCGTCAAACGGCTGGCCGGACGGATGGATGAACGCCGTATTTTTCGGATCGGGTTGCAGTTAGCTTTTATCACTACCGCTGCCATCTTGATTGTTGTTTTATTCCATGGGCCATTCTTTCTTTTGTTTATTTCGATCTTCTTGTTTGCAGCATCAATTGGAATTATCGGCCCAGTTTCATTTACGTTGGCTATGGAGTCACAAGGGCATATTGCAGGGAGTGCTGCCGCCGTATTAGGCACTTTGCAATTTGCATTAGGAGCTGTCACTTCTCCCCTCGTAGGGATCGCAGGAGAAAACTCCGCATTGCCTTTCGGAGTCACGATTTTCATGACAAGCATATTGGCTGTCATCTCCTACTTATTCTTGGTTAAAAAGCCGGCTTCAGCTTCACAATAA
- a CDS encoding TetR-like C-terminal domain-containing protein: protein MAKVDRRIVRTQEAIKKAFLELMGEKNFDNITIQDISDRANINRATVYLHYLDKFDLLDKIMEEHINNMSNLCESEAEMDWIESTVHCMEYLENNYLFFSTMLASEGAAYFRSRFVQHNIEEYKKDVDVTKGKNLGQSEDIVVEFVANAYVGVVEWWLKNGMPYPPREMAEKVGELLERNL, encoded by the coding sequence ATGGCAAAAGTGGATAGAAGAATAGTTAGAACTCAAGAAGCAATAAAAAAAGCATTTCTTGAATTGATGGGAGAAAAAAATTTTGACAACATTACCATTCAGGATATTTCTGACAGGGCAAATATTAACCGTGCAACTGTTTATCTTCATTACTTGGATAAATTCGATCTGTTGGATAAGATCATGGAAGAACATATCAATAACATGAGTAATCTTTGTGAGTCGGAAGCTGAAATGGATTGGATCGAATCGACTGTGCACTGTATGGAATATCTGGAAAATAACTATTTGTTTTTTTCGACAATGTTGGCGAGTGAAGGAGCTGCGTATTTTCGGAGCCGGTTTGTTCAACATAATATCGAAGAGTACAAAAAAGATGTGGATGTAACAAAAGGCAAAAATCTAGGTCAAAGCGAAGATATAGTTGTCGAATTTGTTGCAAATGCTTATGTAGGTGTAGTGGAATGGTGGCTAAAAAATGGGATGCCTTATCCACCACGGGAAATGGCAGAAAAAGTAGGGGAACTTTTAGAAAGGAACTTATAA
- a CDS encoding MFS transporter, translating to MAERNKLLIFILTIGVFGILNTEMGVIGLLPSIADHFNVSVSQAGLLVSIFALGVAVSGPILPLLFSGINRKKVMLLVLGIFVLGNIVSIIASNFTIALVARIIPAFFHPIYCSLAFTVAASSVSKEEAPKAVSKVFIGVSAGMVAGVPIASFIESAVSYEMAMAFFAIINAFVFIATLIFVPSIPVEERLSYGTQISVVKKPILWLSIVTVILLNSAIFGVYSYLAEYLQAVTNMSPNTMSLTLFIFGGANIIGNIVAGKLLTHSAIKSVVSFPLLLGAVYIILFFAGQFTVPMAIITFIWGILAGGIMANINQYLIASSAPEAPDFANGLFISSCNVGTTIGAAAGGLFISEMGTGYVVLVGILSLILSLVTILLRIYMFTPTQQQLSR from the coding sequence TTGGCTGAACGAAATAAATTGTTGATTTTCATATTAACCATAGGCGTTTTCGGCATTTTAAATACTGAAATGGGGGTTATTGGGTTATTGCCTTCCATTGCTGATCACTTTAATGTCAGTGTATCTCAAGCAGGGTTGCTGGTGAGTATTTTTGCCCTTGGTGTTGCCGTATCTGGTCCAATTTTGCCGTTATTGTTCTCGGGTATAAATCGTAAGAAGGTCATGTTACTTGTTCTTGGCATTTTCGTTCTGGGGAACATTGTGTCCATAATTGCATCTAACTTCACCATTGCATTGGTTGCCCGTATCATCCCAGCCTTTTTTCATCCAATTTATTGTTCTTTGGCATTTACAGTAGCTGCTTCCTCAGTAAGTAAAGAAGAAGCTCCAAAAGCTGTTTCTAAAGTATTTATAGGAGTATCTGCTGGTATGGTAGCCGGCGTACCGATTGCAAGTTTTATTGAAAGTGCCGTTTCATATGAAATGGCGATGGCATTCTTTGCTATTATTAATGCTTTTGTATTCATCGCTACATTGATTTTTGTACCATCTATTCCTGTTGAAGAAAGACTTTCTTATGGTACACAAATTTCCGTAGTAAAAAAACCTATTCTATGGCTTTCCATCGTGACTGTCATTTTATTAAACTCAGCTATATTTGGGGTCTATAGTTATCTTGCTGAATATCTGCAAGCAGTAACGAATATGTCTCCGAATACCATGAGTTTAACGTTATTCATCTTCGGTGGAGCCAATATTATTGGAAACATTGTCGCAGGAAAGTTACTTACGCATAGTGCCATTAAGTCTGTAGTATCTTTTCCTTTGTTATTGGGTGCTGTTTACATCATTTTATTCTTCGCAGGACAGTTTACCGTACCTATGGCAATTATAACTTTTATTTGGGGAATATTAGCTGGAGGAATAATGGCAAATATTAATCAATATTTGATTGCGTCTTCAGCTCCCGAAGCGCCTGATTTCGCCAATGGCTTATTTATATCATCCTGTAACGTAGGAACAACAATTGGTGCAGCTGCAGGCGGGTTATTTATATCAGAAATGGGTACCGGGTACGTCGTATTAGTGGGAATCCTATCATTGATACTAAGTTTGGTAACTATTTTACTTAGAATCTACATGTTTACTCCTACACAACAACAACTTTCTAGATAA
- a CDS encoding aldo/keto reductase encodes MQNVTLNNGVEMPILGFGVYQIDDEDVCEESVYNALMEGYRLVDTAAVYENEEAVGRAIKRSGVPREEIFVTTKLWIQDAGYKSAKIAFETSLKKLQLDYLDLYLIHMPFGDVHGSWRAMEELYHEGKIRAIGVSNFLNDRLMDLIVHHEIVPAVNQVETHVFTQQAENAQFMKDHHVQIESWGPFAEGKNNIFKNEVLGSIAEKHHKSVAQVALRWLIQRGIVAIPKSVHKERIIENFNIFNFELSEEDMGKIAALDTKESLILSLHDPKNVERLSNMKFHD; translated from the coding sequence ATGCAAAATGTTACGCTGAACAATGGTGTTGAGATGCCGATACTCGGATTTGGGGTTTATCAAATTGATGATGAAGATGTATGCGAAGAATCGGTTTATAACGCCCTAATGGAAGGTTACCGCTTGGTTGATACCGCTGCTGTTTATGAAAATGAAGAAGCAGTCGGCCGTGCCATCAAGCGGAGTGGCGTGCCTAGAGAGGAGATATTTGTTACAACAAAGCTTTGGATTCAGGATGCAGGTTATAAGAGTGCAAAGATAGCATTCGAAACATCACTGAAAAAACTGCAACTGGATTATCTGGATCTGTATCTCATTCATATGCCGTTTGGCGATGTCCATGGTTCATGGCGTGCGATGGAGGAATTATATCATGAGGGTAAAATCAGGGCAATCGGCGTAAGTAACTTTCTAAATGACCGCTTGATGGATCTAATCGTTCATCATGAAATCGTTCCTGCCGTAAACCAGGTTGAAACGCATGTTTTTACACAACAAGCAGAAAATGCTCAATTTATGAAGGATCACCATGTTCAGATTGAGTCATGGGGGCCGTTTGCTGAAGGAAAAAATAACATCTTCAAAAATGAAGTATTGGGTTCAATAGCTGAAAAACATCATAAATCTGTGGCCCAAGTGGCTTTACGTTGGTTGATACAAAGAGGAATTGTTGCGATTCCAAAGTCCGTTCATAAGGAAAGAATCATCGAAAACTTCAATATCTTTAACTTTGAATTAAGTGAGGAAGATATGGGGAAGATTGCTGCGTTAGATACCAAAGAGAGCTTAATCTTATCTCTTCACGATCCTAAAAACGTGGAACGGCTCAGCAACATGAAATTTCATGACTAA
- a CDS encoding YhfC family glutamic-type intramembrane protease, producing the protein MNIRTEAGEMEVMSTAEKDPFAGVSERTLKYVPLYILVPVMYGAVFSTAGYAIEWAIFGLGALGWLVALFLRGPLAALVRGWPQERAKLIVGGSSGVLEEGVRLALLSLLAASFPQALSLGQGWAAIEVLLVIVNVIIIVSLIKRTDEKAMQAKQILQAQGNLQASPLWGILERIWASAFHIGAALIIARTPWSAALLIPLHSGFNLAAVRLARTAALPLVSLFAAVVGLLTLAAGLLLW; encoded by the coding sequence ATGAATATTAGAACAGAAGCAGGAGAGATGGAAGTCATGAGTACAGCTGAAAAGGACCCGTTTGCGGGAGTATCGGAAAGAACACTGAAATATGTGCCGCTGTACATTCTGGTGCCGGTCATGTACGGGGCTGTGTTCAGTACGGCGGGCTACGCCATAGAGTGGGCTATATTCGGGCTGGGGGCGCTTGGCTGGCTTGTGGCGTTATTCCTGCGGGGGCCGCTTGCCGCGCTTGTTCGGGGTTGGCCGCAGGAGCGGGCCAAGCTGATCGTCGGCGGAAGCTCCGGCGTGCTGGAGGAAGGCGTGAGGCTCGCGCTGCTCTCCCTCCTTGCCGCTTCATTCCCGCAGGCGCTGTCGCTCGGCCAAGGCTGGGCGGCCATTGAAGTGCTGCTCGTCATCGTTAACGTGATCATTATCGTATCGCTGATCAAACGGACCGATGAGAAGGCCATGCAGGCGAAACAAATCCTCCAGGCGCAGGGCAATTTGCAGGCAAGTCCGCTGTGGGGCATCCTGGAGCGGATCTGGGCTTCGGCCTTTCATATCGGAGCCGCGCTGATTATCGCCCGTACCCCGTGGTCGGCGGCGCTGCTGATTCCGCTGCACAGCGGATTCAACCTGGCTGCGGTGCGACTTGCAAGAACCGCAGCGCTGCCGCTGGTCAGCCTCTTTGCCGCCGTGGTCGGCCTGCTGACGCTTGCAGCGGGCCTGCTGCTCTGGTAA
- a CDS encoding DUF6492 family protein, whose amino-acid sequence MSQAHEGPAIDVLIPAIEKDLSTLPHVVDAVRKHVRHPIRSIMIVAPRKPRILDFCRRKGCTFVDENTVLPITKKDIHYRSRTWERSGWLFQQLLKMGGDKLCTADYFLVIDADTVLIAPHRFRLSGKTVFYCRNWSQPEYFVTYRKLMGKKPVRPSSFVTHYMLFERSRLARMKREIEARHGTSWYSAILRSINRSRQFGFSEFETYGNYLYAKDPGGMILKKARNKSLNMSGSQISAATAAKYARTYRSLSFHKRKGYTRTPKP is encoded by the coding sequence ATGTCCCAAGCCCATGAAGGACCTGCCATAGATGTACTGATTCCGGCGATTGAGAAGGATCTGTCCACTCTGCCGCATGTGGTTGACGCTGTAAGGAAGCATGTTAGGCATCCGATCCGCAGCATTATGATCGTTGCTCCCCGCAAGCCGCGTATCCTCGATTTTTGCCGCAGGAAAGGCTGCACCTTTGTCGATGAAAATACGGTGCTGCCCATCACCAAGAAGGATATTCACTACCGCTCGCGTACCTGGGAGCGCTCGGGCTGGCTGTTTCAGCAGCTGCTGAAGATGGGCGGCGACAAGCTGTGTACGGCGGATTATTTTTTGGTCATTGACGCCGATACGGTCCTGATCGCGCCGCACCGGTTCCGCTTGAGCGGCAAGACGGTATTCTACTGCCGGAACTGGAGCCAGCCGGAATACTTTGTGACCTACCGAAAGCTGATGGGTAAAAAGCCGGTCCGCCCTTCCTCTTTTGTAACCCATTACATGCTGTTTGAGCGCAGCCGGCTTGCCCGGATGAAACGGGAGATCGAGGCCAGACACGGGACTTCATGGTATTCCGCCATCCTGCGCAGCATCAACCGCTCCCGGCAGTTTGGGTTCTCCGAGTTCGAAACCTACGGCAACTACCTGTATGCCAAGGACCCCGGGGGGATGATCCTAAAGAAAGCCCGCAACAAAAGCCTGAATATGAGCGGCTCGCAAATTTCCGCAGCCACAGCGGCAAAGTACGCCCGCACCTACCGGTCACTTTCTTTTCACAAGCGGAAAGGTTACACTCGGACGCCGAAGCCATAA
- a CDS encoding alpha/beta fold hydrolase: MQYYIETEPGVKLFVEDIGSGAPVVLVHGWPLNHEMYEYQVTHLPKYGYRCISIDLRGFGKSDRPWEGYTYDRMADDIRVVLDTLRLEGVRLVGFSMGGAIVLHYTARHRGCRLSQLLLLAAAAPRFARGEGYPYGMPVSAIDQLIAGIYTDRPQTIASFGEMFFAKPVSPAFRDWFQSINLTASNHGTAYGALMLRDEDLRADLPRIQVPTTIFHGLLDQICPYDLARLMHQGIRGSQLLTFEQSGHAVFYDELELFNQRLLQVLGGR, encoded by the coding sequence ATGCAGTATTATATTGAAACGGAACCGGGCGTCAAGCTGTTCGTGGAGGATATCGGCAGCGGAGCGCCGGTCGTCTTGGTACACGGTTGGCCGCTGAATCATGAAATGTATGAATACCAGGTGACGCATCTTCCCAAATACGGCTATCGCTGTATTTCGATTGATCTTCGCGGTTTCGGCAAATCCGACCGGCCCTGGGAAGGCTACACCTATGACCGGATGGCCGACGATATCCGGGTGGTGCTGGACACACTTCGCCTGGAAGGTGTACGGCTGGTCGGCTTCTCCATGGGCGGCGCTATCGTCCTGCACTACACGGCCCGGCACCGGGGCTGCCGCCTGTCGCAACTGCTTCTGCTCGCGGCGGCGGCGCCCCGGTTTGCCCGCGGTGAGGGGTACCCGTACGGGATGCCGGTATCGGCCATAGATCAATTGATCGCGGGGATTTATACCGACCGTCCGCAGACGATTGCCTCGTTTGGGGAGATGTTTTTTGCCAAGCCGGTGTCACCCGCCTTTCGCGATTGGTTCCAATCGATAAACCTAACTGCCTCCAATCACGGAACCGCCTATGGCGCACTGATGCTGCGGGACGAGGATTTACGCGCCGATCTTCCCCGGATTCAGGTGCCTACCACAATTTTCCACGGCCTTCTCGACCAGATTTGTCCCTACGATTTGGCCCGGCTGATGCATCAGGGGATTCGGGGCTCGCAGTTGCTGACCTTTGAACAAAGCGGGCATGCCGTGTTCTATGACGAACTGGAGCTGTTCAATCAACGACTGCTTCAAGTTCTGGGAGGAAGATAG
- a CDS encoding DUF6953 family protein — protein MEATAQDVAEWMVKEIRFTGTLYQTDAIDYVKRNFGEQFVFVNENGNASLSKEVKKAFRKLHGGRIAWDRDGFLWAWT, from the coding sequence GTGGAAGCGACAGCCCAGGATGTGGCGGAGTGGATGGTGAAGGAGATTCGTTTTACGGGAACCCTGTACCAGACCGACGCAATTGATTATGTAAAAAGAAATTTCGGCGAGCAGTTCGTCTTTGTGAACGAGAACGGCAACGCCTCGCTGTCGAAGGAAGTCAAAAAGGCGTTCCGCAAGCTGCACGGCGGACGGATCGCCTGGGACCGGGACGGCTTTCTATGGGCCTGGACCTGA
- a CDS encoding LacI family DNA-binding transcriptional regulator, with translation MVRATIGDVAARAGVSKSTVSQYLNKRYQHMGAETRAKIAEAIEALDYQPNVLARGLKQKRTSTVGVIVANIMHRLSTEICRGIEDYCQEQDINVILCNSDEDGEKEKKYAEMLQAKQVDGMILLPTGKNGSLYKKLARHGYPILFMDRRVESVKADTIVVDNRESVYEAVSHLKERGHRRIALATAPLTISTRLERTEGFRKAMDDFGLTYGSRSIINAEISALRGRFEKLFDGPEPPTALIAGNDLVLLEALAFVKERNLRVPEDLALVAFDNIPFAHLLTPTLTTINQPSLEMGRKAAERIISRIRSEEDLEPEELVFKCELVVRQSSDLRRQ, from the coding sequence TTGGTCAGAGCAACAATCGGGGACGTGGCCGCAAGGGCCGGTGTATCCAAAAGCACGGTATCCCAATATTTGAATAAACGGTATCAGCATATGGGGGCGGAGACTCGCGCCAAGATCGCAGAGGCCATTGAAGCGCTGGATTACCAGCCGAATGTGCTCGCGAGAGGGCTGAAGCAGAAGCGGACTTCAACGGTCGGCGTTATTGTGGCTAATATTATGCACAGGCTCTCCACCGAAATTTGCCGAGGCATCGAGGATTACTGCCAGGAGCAGGATATCAACGTTATTCTGTGCAACAGCGATGAAGACGGGGAGAAGGAGAAGAAGTACGCCGAAATGCTTCAAGCGAAGCAGGTGGACGGCATGATTCTGCTTCCTACGGGGAAGAACGGTTCCCTCTATAAAAAGCTTGCCAGGCACGGGTACCCCATTCTGTTCATGGACCGGCGGGTGGAAAGCGTCAAGGCCGACACCATTGTCGTCGACAACCGTGAGTCGGTCTATGAAGCGGTGTCGCATCTGAAGGAGCGGGGACACCGGAGAATTGCGCTCGCTACGGCGCCGCTGACGATCAGCACCCGGCTTGAGCGGACGGAAGGCTTCCGGAAGGCGATGGACGATTTCGGATTAACATACGGCAGCCGGAGCATTATTAATGCGGAAATCTCCGCCTTGCGGGGAAGATTCGAGAAGCTGTTTGACGGCCCGGAGCCGCCGACGGCGCTGATCGCGGGCAATGACCTGGTGCTGCTGGAGGCGCTTGCTTTTGTGAAGGAACGGAATCTCCGGGTGCCGGAGGATCTGGCGCTGGTCGCCTTCGACAACATTCCTTTTGCCCACCTGCTGACGCCGACGCTCACTACCATTAACCAGCCTTCGCTGGAAATGGGAAGAAAGGCGGCCGAGCGGATCATCAGTCGCATTCGTTCCGAGGAGGATCTGGAGCCGGAAGAGCTGGTCTTTAAATGCGAGCTGGTAGTGCGGCAGTCGTCGGATTTGAGGCGGCAGTGA
- a CDS encoding helix-turn-helix domain-containing protein, translating to MPESKADLILHPIRMRIIQALLNGRRRTTQQLLHELKDIPQATMYRHLNKLLKAGVLEVAEENKVRGAVEKVYYLSQGGEDATPSDTTEQSAGEHMALFQKFVSSLAGDFSAYLQQEKYDLKKDGFSMRQVQLHLTDDEYAQLLTEMRESMQKFAGNEAGSGRRRRMISTIVIPGALSGSSEGVNEGEGEKEQ from the coding sequence ATGCCAGAGTCGAAGGCTGATCTGATTCTGCACCCGATTCGGATGCGCATCATCCAGGCGCTGCTGAATGGAAGGCGGCGTACAACGCAGCAGCTTCTTCATGAGCTTAAGGATATTCCGCAGGCAACCATGTACCGGCATCTGAACAAGCTGCTGAAGGCCGGCGTGCTTGAGGTTGCCGAAGAGAACAAGGTGCGCGGCGCGGTGGAGAAAGTATATTACTTGTCCCAGGGGGGCGAAGACGCCACGCCCTCCGATACGACGGAGCAATCGGCGGGCGAGCATATGGCGCTTTTTCAAAAATTCGTCTCGTCGCTTGCCGGCGACTTCAGCGCGTATTTGCAGCAGGAGAAATACGACTTGAAAAAGGATGGTTTCTCCATGCGCCAGGTGCAGCTTCATTTAACCGACGACGAATATGCGCAGCTGTTGACGGAAATGAGAGAGTCCATGCAGAAATTTGCCGGGAACGAAGCCGGAAGCGGACGCAGGCGGCGGATGATCTCCACGATCGTCATTCCCGGAGCGCTCTCCGGTTCATCTGAAGGCGTGAATGAAGGGGAGGGGGAGAAAGAGCAATGA